The Deferrivibrio essentukiensis DNA segment GTTTTTATGAATGATATCAAGAATACTGAATTTAAAGAGCATTTAGAGCTTGCTGAAAAGCATGAAAAAAACGGTGATATATCAAATATGATAAAGCACTTAAATATTGCTTTGGGTATGGCTAAAGATAAAAAGCCTATATATGAAAAATTGTTAGAATATTATCTAAATGACTCTAATCCTACGAGAGCAATAAAAGTGTTAAAAGAGCTTATAGAGATAGATAAGTTTAACCCAACTTACTACAAGCATCTTATTGGAATTTTATTGGAAGTCGATAAAGGTGAATTAGCAGAGAAAATAGCTCATAAGGCATTCACTTTAACAAAAGATAACTATTTTAAGAATATTTTTGAAAACAATAACAATAATGAAATAATCAAAGCTGAATTTACTTCAACCACAGTTTCACTGCTATTTTCTCTATTCAGTGGCAGAGAAGGCATATATGCAAGACAATGGAAAAACAATGAAGGGCACACAGGATACATACCTGTAAGAGAGCCTCTGAATGAATCCACAATAAAAAATCACTTAAACGGTAATATGACTATTGGAATTTACCAACATCGACTCGATAGCACAGTTAATTGGATTTGTTTTGATGTAGATATAGCAAAACATATTTTAAAAAATGTATTGTCTAATGACGAAAAATTTAAAGAATATGATTTTTTATGCCAAAAAATTGCCGTAGCCATATGCAAGGAGTGTGAAAAATTTAACATTAGCCCAATAATAGAAAATAGCGGTTACAAGGGGAGGCACGTCTGGGTATTCCTTGACAAGCCTGTTCCAGCAAGAATAGCAAAAAAGTTTGCTGAAAGTGTAAAAATAAATATCAAAGAGATAATTCCTGAAATATCTGTTGAAATTTTCCCCAAACAAAACTTTGTAAAACATGATGGAACAGGTAATCTTGTAAAACTCCCACTTGGTATACACCTGGCAAATGGGAAAAGAAGCTTCTTTGTAGATAAGAAAAACAGTGAGATAAAAAATATAGATGAATACCTTAAAAAGATTGAAAGAGCTTCAGAGCAAAAGTTATTAGAATATTTAAATTATTATAGAATTTCAGATATTTATGAAAGATATTCTGATAAACCTCAAGCTTTACCTAAGGAAACCGTTTCATTCAAAAATATTGTTGAGCCATACAATATAGATGCCGATAAAGAGTTTCAATATCTAATATTTAAATGCCCTGTTTTAAAGGAAATATATCAGAATGCTCTCAAAAAGAATGAGCTGACATATGATGAAATGATTATTATCGCCCATAGTATCGGTCATCTTGAGTCAGGTGTAGACGCTGTAAACTATATTTATTCAAAATGTTTTAACATTTCGCCTGATAAATTTTTAAAATCAAGACTTAAAGGTAATCCTATAAGCTGTGCAAAAATAAGGTCAAAAGTTCCTGAAATAACCTCAACAGTTAACTGCAATTGCCAATTTAATAACATTGAAGGTTTATATCCAAACCCTACATTACATTTGCATACATTTGAGATAGATGCAAAATTACCAAGTCGCCTCGATGTTCAATCATTAAATTTCCAGGATATACTTGATAACTATTTAAAATTAAAAAAGCAAATTTTTGAACTCAATGCTTTAAAACAGGAATATGAAGATAAATTTGAAGTAATGTTTAAGACATCCGGGGTTGATTTTTTCAATACTGCAGTAGGTAATTTTAGGCGAGTCGTAGATGAAAATGGGAAAATTTCATACAAATTAGATGTATGATTGTATATTTGACTGAGCAAGGTTCATATATTTCAATTTCCGGTGACAGAATAATTGTTAAAAAAGGGGTTAACACTATAGGAATTTTTTTGACAAAAGATACAGATCAAATAATAATTATGGGCAATATTTCCATCAGTACTCAAGCAATAAAACACTTACTAAAAAACAAAATCGATGTCGTTTTTACAACATATTCCGGTCAATATATGGGCAGGTTAGTCCCTGAATTAGGCAAAAATATAATTTTAAGAAGACTCCAAATACAAAAACTTTCTGTCACCAAACATAAAATAAAATTTGCACGAGCTATTGTGTTAGCAAAGTTAGAAAACAGTATAGCTACTTTAAGAAAATTAAACTACTACCACAAATCAGAAGAAGTAAGCCATATTTTAAATAAATTAATACCAATAAGAAAAGAGATACCCTCAATAGAAGATCTCCCTACTCTTTTAGGTTATGAAGGTAATGTAGCTAACATATATTTTTCAGCTTTTGACTATTTAGTTAAAGGACCAATTAAATTTGAAAAAAGAACAAGAAGACCTCCTAAAAATGAATTTAATGCACTGTTAAGTTTTGGATACACAATATTGCTCAATTTGGTAAGAACAACTGTAAATACTGTAGGGTTAGACCCTTATTATGGCAGCTACCATGCTGAAGAATACGGCAGACCTTCAATGGTATTAGATTTGATGGAAGAGTTTAGACCAGTTGCAATAGATTATTTGGTTATCAGCATCTTAAACAAAAATATTATTACAGGAAGTGATTTTATTATTGATAAAGATAATGAAGAACTACCTGTATCATTATCAATTTATGGAAGAAAAAAATATATTGGTCTAATAGAAAAAAGATTTAATAGCTACTTTTGGTACGAGCCTAAGAAGAAAAAAATGTTACTAAAAGATATCGTAAGATATCAGACTTATCTTTTTGCCAAAGCAATTATTGAAGATTCTGAATATGTAGGATTTAGGTTTTAAATGAAAAAATACTACCTAATTAGCTATGATATTTCTGATGACAGAATAAGATATAGAGTAGATAAGGAGTTAAAAAATTACGGTATAAGAGTTCAAAAAAGTGTATTTGAGTGCAATATTACCGATGCCGAGTATGTAAAATTAAAAGAAAAGCTCGATAATCTCATCGATATGAATACAGATTCCATAAGATACTACTTTTTATGTAAGCATTGCAGAGATAGTATACAAAATGTTGGGAATAGCTTTATTAACAACGATAAGATTTTTGAGATTATATAAAAAAAGGCACCTATTGGTGCCCAAAAGTCAAAATTAAGGGTTTATGATCAGATGCAGATTTTTCACCATAGGTAACCATAGGTTTATTTTTCAAAAGATCCTCAGTTACAAAAGCATGGTCTATAAGTGTCTTAAATTTTCCATCTAAACTTACCTGTTCCAATCCACTTTCAGGCTTTATGTAATAAAAATTTCTTGGCATATTGCCGAATGCTCCAAGAAACTTCTTTGCCTTATAGGTAAAAGAAGGATACCTTGAAAGAACTTTATTAATATTTTCAGAAAAATTATAATATTTATCTTTAATTTCGTAAACAAATGGATTCTCTTTAGCTTTTGCATCAAATAAAATCGCATTAAAATCACCCACAAGAATATATTGTGATTTGCCAGCAAGATTTTCCCAAAGCCAACCATAACCGATATGAAAAAGATTTTTGTTAACACCATTCACATTATTATTGTAATTCATAGAATGGTATACCCCCAATTTTAACCCATCCTTTGTGCTCACTTGCATGAATTTCAGTCTATGCTCTCCAAGCTCATCCAGATTCAATTTTAAATTGTCCAGAGAAATACCTTTACCAGCTACCATAAGTAAATTCGTATTTTTTGAAAGAACAATATCATCAAATAAATCCAAAGATGTAAAATAATTAAATCCTTTTTCTTCAAAGAAGGACTGATATTTTTCGATATTAAATTTTCTTACTTCGGATAAAGCAATTATGTCAGCGTTATAATTTTCAATGTCATGAAAAAGCTCTGTATCTTTATTTTTTACATTCCAAAAAAGGATTTTTAAGTTTCTCATATTCACTCCTCCATTTTTCATATCAAAAATATAAACAAATATCTTAACTTATTTCTGACATTATTTTTTAAATTAACTCAATCCATGGATAAAAATCAAAAACAAAGAAGTTCAACGTTTAAAATTAGTAATAAGTATTAAGTCTCTAAAACCTTTATAACTCATATTAATAAAACAATTTATTCTTTGTCCACGACTCATCGCTCACATCTCACATTTAACGTTTTAACGTTTCAAAATAATTCATAACTCAATATTTAAAATTAAACATTTTTAAATCAGTCCCTTAGAATTATGAAAAAGTTCTATGCAATAGATTTTAAATTAATATTATTACATAATGTTAATATAAATTTACATTTCATATAATATAAAAATATGTAAAATAATATTGACATACATACAATTATTACCATATTATTTTAAATAAAAGGTGATTATGAAATTAAATACTTATAACGAAAGAAACAAAATAAAAGTTTTTGTTAACGACAGAAAAAAACAGCGACCAATCCCTATCGGTAAGCTACAAAAAGATAATAATAGACATATATTTGAATACGTTGATTCAATTCAAGACATTTAC contains these protein-coding regions:
- the cas1 gene encoding CRISPR-associated endonuclease Cas1 — translated: MIVYLTEQGSYISISGDRIIVKKGVNTIGIFLTKDTDQIIIMGNISISTQAIKHLLKNKIDVVFTTYSGQYMGRLVPELGKNIILRRLQIQKLSVTKHKIKFARAIVLAKLENSIATLRKLNYYHKSEEVSHILNKLIPIRKEIPSIEDLPTLLGYEGNVANIYFSAFDYLVKGPIKFEKRTRRPPKNEFNALLSFGYTILLNLVRTTVNTVGLDPYYGSYHAEEYGRPSMVLDLMEEFRPVAIDYLVISILNKNIITGSDFIIDKDNEELPVSLSIYGRKKYIGLIEKRFNSYFWYEPKKKKMLLKDIVRYQTYLFAKAIIEDSEYVGFRF
- the cas2 gene encoding CRISPR-associated endonuclease Cas2, whose translation is MKKYYLISYDISDDRIRYRVDKELKNYGIRVQKSVFECNITDAEYVKLKEKLDNLIDMNTDSIRYYFLCKHCRDSIQNVGNSFINNDKIFEII
- a CDS encoding CRISPR-associated primase-polymerase type A1, with the protein product VFMNDIKNTEFKEHLELAEKHEKNGDISNMIKHLNIALGMAKDKKPIYEKLLEYYLNDSNPTRAIKVLKELIEIDKFNPTYYKHLIGILLEVDKGELAEKIAHKAFTLTKDNYFKNIFENNNNNEIIKAEFTSTTVSLLFSLFSGREGIYARQWKNNEGHTGYIPVREPLNESTIKNHLNGNMTIGIYQHRLDSTVNWICFDVDIAKHILKNVLSNDEKFKEYDFLCQKIAVAICKECEKFNISPIIENSGYKGRHVWVFLDKPVPARIAKKFAESVKINIKEIIPEISVEIFPKQNFVKHDGTGNLVKLPLGIHLANGKRSFFVDKKNSEIKNIDEYLKKIERASEQKLLEYLNYYRISDIYERYSDKPQALPKETVSFKNIVEPYNIDADKEFQYLIFKCPVLKEIYQNALKKNELTYDEMIIIAHSIGHLESGVDAVNYIYSKCFNISPDKFLKSRLKGNPISCAKIRSKVPEITSTVNCNCQFNNIEGLYPNPTLHLHTFEIDAKLPSRLDVQSLNFQDILDNYLKLKKQIFELNALKQEYEDKFEVMFKTSGVDFFNTAVGNFRRVVDENGKISYKLDV